The following proteins are encoded in a genomic region of Xanthomonas cassavae CFBP 4642:
- a CDS encoding GNAT family N-acetyltransferase, with amino-acid sequence MTVSAPEPLAAHHDIEAFDSGVDSLDQWLKRRALKNQATGASRTFVACDDGRVVAYYALASSGVTVDAAPGRFRRNMPDPIPVVVLGRLAVDQSQQGRGLGRALVKDAGQRIVQAADTIGIRGVLVHALSADAKAFYERIGFEPSPLDPMMLLVTLDDLKAGFSRHTCKNSSQDRISSIASVS; translated from the coding sequence ATGACGGTATCAGCGCCCGAACCGCTGGCCGCGCACCACGACATTGAAGCCTTCGACTCCGGGGTGGACAGTCTGGACCAGTGGCTAAAGCGTCGTGCCCTGAAAAATCAGGCTACCGGCGCTTCGCGAACCTTCGTCGCCTGCGACGATGGCCGCGTGGTGGCCTACTATGCGCTGGCATCGAGCGGGGTCACGGTGGACGCAGCACCCGGACGCTTCCGACGCAACATGCCGGACCCGATTCCGGTGGTGGTCCTTGGCAGGCTGGCCGTAGATCAATCGCAGCAGGGCAGGGGCCTAGGCCGCGCTCTGGTGAAAGATGCCGGGCAGCGCATCGTCCAAGCCGCCGACACCATCGGGATTCGCGGGGTGCTCGTGCATGCGCTCTCGGCCGACGCCAAGGCGTTCTATGAGCGGATCGGATTTGAGCCGTCGCCCCTCGATCCAATGATGCTACTGGTCACGCTGGATGACCTGAAAGCGGGGTTCAGCCGACATACGTGTAAAAATAGCTCACAAGATCGGATTTCATCCATTGCATCAGTGAGTTAG
- a CDS encoding DUF1778 domain-containing protein, which yields MSTAPSKRETLNIRIKPEERSLIDRAAKARGKNRTDFVLEAARSAAEEALLDQTIISASPDAYAAFLARLDMPPQPNERLRKTMQTPAPWEKA from the coding sequence ATGAGCACCGCACCCAGCAAGCGTGAAACGCTGAACATCCGCATCAAGCCCGAGGAACGGAGCTTGATCGACCGCGCCGCCAAGGCACGGGGCAAGAACCGCACCGACTTCGTGCTGGAAGCCGCCCGGTCGGCCGCCGAGGAAGCGTTACTAGACCAGACGATCATTTCCGCCAGCCCGGACGCCTACGCGGCCTTTCTGGCACGACTGGACATGCCGCCGCAGCCGAACGAACGCCTGCGGAAAACCATGCAGACGCCCGCCCCGTGGGAGAAAGCATGA
- a CDS encoding recombinase family protein, translated as MARHKQDPGTLDLMSGRLLVGYARVSTDDQELTNQRTELHAAGCSRIFAEKITGTHSKRAELARMLDHLRAGDVVTVTRLDRLARNTRDLLDIAEQLQAKGAGLRSLAEPWADTTSPAGRMVLTVFAGIAEFERSLIVERTRNGRTAAKARGVRFGRRPTLTPAQIAHARRLIDEDGQTATQAAALLGVHRATLYRALTKEDGAK; from the coding sequence ATGGCACGGCACAAACAAGACCCCGGCACGCTCGACCTGATGAGCGGCCGATTGCTCGTCGGCTATGCGCGGGTTTCGACCGACGACCAAGAGCTGACCAATCAGCGGACCGAGCTGCACGCGGCCGGCTGTTCCCGCATCTTCGCCGAGAAGATCACCGGCACCCACAGCAAGCGGGCCGAGCTGGCCCGGATGCTCGACCATCTGAGGGCCGGCGACGTGGTAACAGTGACGCGGCTTGACCGCCTCGCCCGCAACACCCGCGACCTGCTGGACATAGCCGAGCAGTTGCAGGCGAAGGGGGCCGGCTTGCGGTCGCTGGCCGAGCCGTGGGCCGACACGACCAGCCCGGCGGGGCGCATGGTTCTGACGGTGTTTGCCGGCATTGCCGAGTTCGAGCGGTCTCTGATCGTGGAGCGCACACGCAACGGGCGCACAGCGGCCAAGGCGCGGGGCGTTCGCTTCGGCCGCCGCCCTACCCTCACCCCTGCGCAGATTGCCCACGCCCGCCGCCTGATCGACGAGGATGGGCAGACTGCAACCCAAGCGGCCGCCTTGCTGGGTGTGCATCGAGCGACCCTGTATCGCGCCCTGACCAAGGAGGACGGCGCCAAATGA
- a CDS encoding ParA family protein: MKTLVLASQKGGAGKTTLAAHLAIAAEQAGVGPAVLIDTDPQGSLSAWWNSRDADTPALAAATLAELPAKLEALASAGFKLAVIDTPPAITDAIRDVVKLADLVLIPTRPSPHDLRAVGSTVDIAQEAGRPFAFALTQAKPTARLTVQAVAALSAHGPVAPSIVHDRVDYAGSMVDGRTVQETDGKGRSAEEITALFAFVQERMNDKKKARKKETV, encoded by the coding sequence GTGAAAACCCTAGTGTTGGCAAGTCAGAAAGGCGGGGCGGGCAAGACGACGCTGGCCGCGCATCTGGCCATAGCCGCCGAGCAGGCCGGCGTGGGGCCTGCCGTCCTTATCGACACCGATCCCCAAGGCAGTTTGTCGGCGTGGTGGAACTCGCGTGATGCGGACACTCCGGCGCTCGCGGCCGCGACGCTGGCCGAGCTGCCGGCGAAATTGGAAGCGCTGGCCAGCGCCGGTTTTAAGCTGGCCGTCATCGATACCCCGCCCGCCATCACCGATGCCATCCGGGACGTGGTGAAGCTCGCCGACCTTGTGCTGATTCCAACCCGGCCTAGCCCGCACGACCTGCGCGCAGTCGGCAGCACGGTGGACATTGCACAGGAAGCCGGGAGGCCCTTCGCGTTCGCACTCACGCAAGCGAAGCCGACCGCCCGCCTGACGGTGCAAGCGGTGGCCGCCCTGTCTGCGCACGGTCCCGTAGCCCCATCCATCGTGCATGATCGTGTGGACTATGCCGGCAGTATGGTGGACGGCCGCACGGTGCAGGAAACCGATGGTAAGGGCCGGAGCGCCGAGGAAATCACGGCGTTATTTGCTTTCGTGCAAGAACGCATGAACGATAAAAAGAAAGCTCGCAAAAAGGAAACCGTCTAA
- a CDS encoding recombinase family protein: protein MEQGSQLSRLIRERTQAGLTAARARGQVGGRPTGLSPQAEATALAAETLYRERKLSVAAIAQKLHLSKSTLYSYLRHRGVEIGPYKKTEQQPSSMSALESGNDAPPKVATILLTLRIENNSKFVRGKKRTIEHVESFYLDQYDATRRPNGEYELKVPYDTDEELDEAVNELLTDIASGADDRHCFSESDARMEGTDRHW, encoded by the coding sequence ATGGAACAGGGAAGTCAGTTAAGCCGATTGATCCGCGAACGCACCCAGGCCGGGCTGACGGCCGCGCGGGCACGCGGTCAGGTCGGCGGGCGACCCACAGGACTGTCGCCGCAGGCCGAAGCGACGGCGCTGGCGGCAGAGACCCTGTACCGCGAGCGGAAACTGTCGGTCGCCGCCATCGCACAGAAGCTGCACCTGTCCAAGAGCACGCTGTACAGCTACCTGCGACATCGCGGTGTAGAGATCGGTCCGTACAAGAAAACGGAGCAGCAACCATCAAGCATGTCGGCCCTTGAAAGCGGCAATGACGCCCCGCCGAAGGTCGCCACCATCCTGCTGACGCTGCGCATCGAGAACAACAGCAAGTTCGTGCGCGGCAAGAAGCGCACGATTGAGCACGTCGAGAGCTTTTACCTCGACCAATACGACGCCACGCGACGGCCGAACGGCGAATATGAGCTGAAGGTGCCCTATGACACCGACGAAGAACTGGATGAAGCTGTGAACGAATTGCTGACCGACATCGCCAGCGGTGCGGACGACCGGCACTGCTTCTCGGAGAGCGACGCGCGCATGGAGGGCACCGACCGGCACTGGTGA
- a CDS encoding type III effector, whose protein sequence is MYAALACYPTRILAILPLPELLQRLCPIPRRARNAARRSEARCKRCEIKYGNQNVCINLIPRPPYIPPSSISMEFKMPKSIRSASHASSSNFDSSPQHESGLRDAAKKVYDSSVLYHGTKHPHLKSLRENGFSKSHKRDGATAGGNANMFMNLSSAAQEESANNHYLSSSKKEAKNFAMFADMDNPALLRTIGVRSSFNLISDPRTRGTAYMTGQSIPSKFVLGSKNSSPGENAQVFKKEMHAAGYEVSTEQAGALLRDVQSDSDDDNFPDPDDFIMSRLRGL, encoded by the coding sequence ATGTATGCGGCGCTGGCGTGTTATCCAACGCGAATTCTGGCGATTCTTCCACTACCCGAACTGCTGCAAAGGCTCTGTCCCATTCCGCGCAGAGCACGAAACGCTGCACGCCGCAGCGAAGCCCGATGTAAGAGATGCGAAATCAAATATGGCAACCAGAATGTTTGTATCAATCTTATTCCGCGCCCCCCATATATTCCACCCTCCTCCATCTCCATGGAATTTAAAATGCCAAAGTCCATCAGAAGTGCTAGTCATGCATCGAGCTCTAATTTCGATTCGTCGCCTCAGCATGAGAGCGGCCTAAGGGACGCAGCCAAAAAAGTCTACGACAGCAGTGTTTTATATCACGGGACAAAGCATCCGCATTTAAAATCTCTTAGGGAGAACGGATTTTCAAAATCACACAAACGCGACGGCGCAACGGCAGGAGGTAACGCAAATATGTTTATGAATTTAAGCTCTGCAGCGCAGGAAGAATCCGCAAACAATCATTATTTGTCCTCTTCCAAGAAAGAAGCCAAGAATTTTGCCATGTTCGCTGACATGGATAATCCCGCACTATTACGCACCATCGGCGTCAGAAGCAGCTTCAATCTGATCTCGGATCCTAGGACCCGTGGCACGGCATACATGACAGGTCAGTCGATTCCTTCAAAATTCGTGCTTGGATCAAAAAACAGCTCCCCCGGGGAAAATGCGCAGGTGTTCAAGAAAGAGATGCATGCTGCAGGATACGAGGTCTCTACAGAACAAGCGGGCGCACTACTTAGAGATGTGCAATCTGATTCTGATGATGACAATTTCCCGGATCCCGATGACTTTATTATGAGCCGACTGCGGGGTTTATGA